From the genome of Triticum aestivum cultivar Chinese Spring chromosome 3B, IWGSC CS RefSeq v2.1, whole genome shotgun sequence, one region includes:
- the LOC123066056 gene encoding uncharacterized protein, with the protein MAFVARAAILARDAAIDPRPVDAKKLSLIADMVAHAAAAAGYDAERLMKASYHLMGCEPEKTPDAADQIGIAAGMLAGGAQQDLLAQAALDLQRAASHFSQAAIKKSNADKVANAASLVRQAASRSPLDATYLSWVSDRVAYASARYLIHQEPESLREASQFLASSDPEKRQRAADAVSVAAAHVAQRAEDASTDAAIADKEALLLLAEAALELERTAKQFGEAAARDLKGRAWMLLLGWRNKGKEKEDESGGLNEHLLPVPSSSSSTGTAEHPQGPQRPPKDPDLGDYLGYPLFGSLTLLPYLGADGLTKGMSPDDRWWFHVLFSCFWGMVAFGALCKHSQYRVLIWYAWLADRIGMLAITALVVFYSCFIIAPEATTTVKFILGAAAAVHIGSSILEAVSFLLQRRRQ; encoded by the exons ATGGCGTTTGTGGCCCGCGCGGCCATCTTGGCCCGGGATGCGGCGATCGACCCCCGGCCCGTCGACGCCAAGAAGCTCTCCCTGATCGCGGATATGGTGGCGCACGCCGCTGCGGCCGCGGGCTACGACGCCGAGCGATTGATGAAGGCGTCCTATCATCTGATGGGATGTGAACCCGAGAAGACGCCCGATGCGGCAGACCAGATTGGCATCGCCGCCGGGATGCTAGCCGGAGGAGCTCAACAGGATCTCTTGGCGCAGGCCGCTCTGGATTTGCAGCGAGCGGCGAGTCACTTCAGCCAAGCGGCAATCAAGAAATCCAACGCCGACAAAGTGGCCAACGCGGCCTCCCTGGTCCGGCAAGCTGCTTCTCGGTCGCCCCTCGACGCCACCTACCTCTCTTGGGTGTCGGATAGGGTGGCCTACGCCTCCGCTAGATACCTCATTCATCAGGAACCCGAATCACTCCGGGAGGCTTCACAGTTCCTCGCCTCATCCGATCCTGAGAAGAGGCAGAGGGCAGCCGACGCGGTCAGCGTCGCCGCCGCCCATGTGGCTCAACGTGCCGAGGACGCCAGCACTGACGCCGCCATCGCGGACAAGGAAGCACTGCTTCTATTAGCAGAGGCAGCTCTCGAGCTAGAGCGCACGGCCAAGCAattcggggaggcggcggcgagggattTGAAGGGGCGAGCTTGGATGTTGCTGTTGGGGTGGCGCAACAAGGGAAAGGAGAAGGAGGACGAGAGCGGCGGCCTCAATGAGCATTTGCTCCCCGTCCCCTCATCTTCCTCGTCCACAGGCACAGCCGAACATCCTCAGGGACCTCAGCGGCCACCCAAG GACCCCGACCTTGGAGACTATTTGGGGTACCCACTATTCGGCTCACTCACCCTACTGCCATACTTGGGAGCTGATGGACTGACAAAGGGCATGTCACCCGACGATAGATGGTGGTTTCACGTTCTCTTCAGTTGCTTTTGGGGCATGGTAGCTTTCGGTGCTCTGTGCAAGCATAGCCAGTATCGAGTCTTAATCTGGTATGCTTGGCTTGCTGACCGCATTGGCATGCTGGCCATCACCGCCCTTGTGGTGTTCTACAGCTGCTTTATTATAGCACCAGAGGCCACTACAACTGTCAAATTCATTTtgggcgctgctgctgctgtacaTATAGGGTCTTCCATTTTG GAAGCAGTGAGTTTTTTGTTGCAAAGGAGGAGGCAGTGA